The following coding sequences are from one Candidatus Bathyarchaeota archaeon window:
- a CDS encoding pseudouridine synthase produces MPQRGGLSGDLRRIRGIADYQFGRGCGQVLFPEGVTFTHSERTGRIRHIYLNQTLLASIRPNDGLITLTIAGAERIKDLIKDLGLYVKVGDEAAEFISMGRSVFAKHVLEAGGRIRPGDEVIVVDEGGNILAVGTALLSGDEMLSFKAGVAVKVRRGRREKAFSTPQGA; encoded by the coding sequence ATCCCTCAACGAGGAGGATTGAGCGGCGACCTTAGAAGGATAAGGGGAATAGCCGATTACCAGTTTGGAAGGGGCTGCGGGCAGGTCCTATTCCCCGAAGGTGTAACCTTCACCCACTCGGAGAGGACCGGGAGGATTAGGCACATATATCTGAACCAGACCCTCCTAGCCTCGATCAGACCTAACGACGGGCTAATAACCCTCACCATAGCTGGCGCCGAGAGGATTAAGGATCTCATCAAGGATCTCGGCCTCTATGTAAAGGTGGGGGATGAAGCAGCAGAGTTCATCTCGATGGGAAGAAGCGTCTTTGCAAAGCATGTATTGGAGGCCGGAGGTAGGATAAGGCCGGGGGATGAGGTCATAGTTGTAGATGAAGGTGGGAACATCCTAGCCGTGGGGACGGCGCTACTCAGCGGGGATGAGATGCTCTCCTTCAAGGCCGGAGTTGCCGTAAAGGTCAGGCGGGGGAGGAGGGAGAAGGCTTTCTCAACTCCTCAAGGAGCTTGA
- a CDS encoding adenylate kinase family protein, which produces MAEAEGLKGPMGKGGFSNRILLVLTGVPGVGKSSVARILSKRLKGTHIDLTELTLKENLNLGFDEERGVAIADLEIIRRRVKEIYDTSEGPIIVEGHFAHDVVPAKMASMVFVLRRAPWRLKSELERRGYGRMKVRENVEAELLDVSLVEALEAYGEEIVCEIDTTSLAIEEAAEEILSILEGRIPCRRGFIDWLGHPMSKMVLEDP; this is translated from the coding sequence TTGGCTGAGGCAGAAGGTCTGAAGGGCCCCATGGGAAAAGGGGGATTCTCGAACAGGATTCTCCTTGTATTGACCGGGGTCCCAGGGGTTGGCAAGTCCTCAGTAGCGAGGATCCTCTCGAAGCGCCTAAAGGGGACACACATCGACCTGACCGAGCTGACATTAAAGGAGAATCTAAACCTTGGATTCGACGAGGAGAGGGGAGTCGCGATAGCAGACTTGGAGATTATCAGGAGAAGGGTAAAAGAGATCTATGATACCTCGGAAGGACCTATAATAGTGGAGGGGCACTTCGCCCATGATGTAGTTCCAGCTAAGATGGCCTCGATGGTATTCGTCTTGAGGAGGGCTCCATGGAGGCTTAAGTCTGAGCTGGAGAGACGGGGCTATGGGAGGATGAAGGTCAGGGAGAACGTTGAGGCTGAACTCCTAGACGTGAGCCTCGTGGAGGCCCTCGAGGCCTATGGGGAGGAGATCGTATGCGAGATCGACACCACGAGCCTAGCCATCGAGGAGGCTGCTGAGGAGATCCTCTCCATATTGGAGGGAAGGATCCCATGCCGAAGAGGGTTCATAGACTGGCTGGGGCATCCCATGTCAAAGATGGTTCTGGAGGACCCTTAG
- a CDS encoding Lsm family RNA-binding protein yields the protein MASTAGRRFFEELAQLVNKSVQVVGPDGKQVEGVLLGYDPNTLSLCLGDVKGVGGTKIHRVFIYGSAIASIAASERPFNLEGLAERLERVFPNMVRLYPEAGVIVVMDKIRVTEKGVVEGSGPAAERVKDIYERFISETA from the coding sequence ATGGCATCTACTGCTGGTAGGAGGTTCTTCGAGGAGCTGGCCCAGCTGGTTAACAAGTCTGTTCAGGTGGTCGGCCCGGATGGTAAACAGGTAGAGGGGGTTCTCCTGGGCTACGATCCGAACACCCTCAGCCTCTGCCTAGGCGATGTTAAGGGGGTGGGGGGAACCAAGATCCACAGGGTCTTCATCTACGGCTCAGCTATCGCGAGCATAGCCGCCTCGGAGCGTCCCTTCAACCTTGAGGGCTTGGCGGAGCGCCTTGAGAGGGTCTTTCCAAATATGGTTAGGCTATACCCCGAGGCGGGGGTTATAGTCGTTATGGATAAGATAAGGGTAACGGAGAAGGGCGTGGTGGAGGGGAGCGGCCCGGCGGCGGAGAGGGTCAAAGACATATACGAAAGGTTCATAAGCGAAACGGCTTAG
- a CDS encoding DUF1922 domain-containing protein — translation MYVAVHCPRCGRLMLAKAVQRTRSCPHCGYRARIGELRILGRAETPERAVALIRMLKMKEAGRRGEPTR, via the coding sequence ATGTATGTGGCTGTGCACTGCCCAAGGTGCGGTAGGCTAATGCTGGCTAAGGCCGTCCAAAGAACCAGATCCTGCCCCCACTGCGGCTATAGGGCTAGGATCGGGGAACTCAGGATCCTTGGCAGGGCTGAGACCCCTGAAAGGGCTGTGGCCCTTATAAGGATGCTGAAGATGAAGGAGGCGGGAAGGAGAGGAGAACCTACTAGATAG
- a CDS encoding bifunctional methylenetetrahydrofolate dehydrogenase/methenyltetrahydrofolate cyclohydrolase — MILNGSEIASKVNEELRTWASSLRGRGVAPTLAMILVGEDMASKRYVELKARRCRDVGVEAQIHGLPGDVSTGEAAEFVKRLSGDPSIHGVLVQLPLPEGVDELPVVEAIPPDKDVDGLSPTTLGRILMGGKGFIPAGVEAIMELLKRYEIERERRHWVIAGRSIILGKPLAALLSNMDCAVTICDREDPNLVDHMRAADILIVDLGRKWFVKEEMVKESAVVVDMGNNYEAGKVYGDVDFEKVKRRASAITPVPGGVGPLLISMLIRNTLRAAERSRI; from the coding sequence ATAATACTAAACGGCAGTGAGATAGCTTCCAAGGTGAATGAGGAGCTCAGGACTTGGGCCTCAAGCCTCAGAGGGAGAGGGGTCGCCCCAACCCTAGCCATGATCCTCGTAGGAGAGGATATGGCCTCTAAGAGGTATGTGGAGCTTAAGGCGAGACGCTGCAGGGATGTTGGAGTCGAGGCCCAGATCCATGGCCTCCCGGGAGATGTCTCTACAGGCGAGGCGGCGGAGTTCGTGAAGAGGCTGAGCGGGGATCCCTCAATTCACGGAGTCCTTGTTCAGCTCCCTCTGCCCGAGGGGGTAGACGAGCTTCCTGTAGTCGAAGCCATTCCCCCCGACAAGGATGTAGATGGCTTAAGCCCCACAACCCTTGGGAGGATCCTGATGGGAGGGAAGGGGTTTATCCCAGCCGGAGTGGAGGCGATAATGGAGCTGCTTAAGAGATACGAGATCGAGAGGGAGAGGAGGCACTGGGTAATCGCCGGTAGGAGCATTATACTCGGGAAGCCCCTAGCAGCCCTCCTCTCCAACATGGACTGTGCAGTCACGATCTGCGACCGCGAAGACCCTAATCTAGTCGATCACATGAGGGCGGCGGATATCCTAATCGTGGACCTGGGGAGGAAATGGTTTGTGAAGGAGGAGATGGTCAAGGAGTCGGCGGTTGTGGTGGATATGGGGAACAACTATGAGGCTGGAAAGGTGTACGGGGATGTCGATTTCGAGAAGGTGAAGAGGAGGGCCTCCGCCATCACTCCAGTCCCCGGGGGTGTCGGCCCCCTCCTTATCTCGATGCTTATAAGGAACACATTGAGGGCGGCTGAGAGGTCGAGGATTTAA
- a CDS encoding formate--tetrahydrofolate ligase: protein MQSDFEIARRASLKHIVEVAEGLGIEENELELYGRYKAKVSLDVLKRSSERPDGKLIAVTAVTPTRFGEGKTTMAIGLGQALGRLGAKNIVVLRQPSLAPVFGVKGGACGGGYSQVLPMEDINIHFTGDLHAIAAAHNLLTSILENHIFRGNKLNINIHGIVWKRVVDIESRDLRRIVAGLGGEMGGIPHESGFEVTAASEIAAIHALSMSLTEMKMRMGEITVAYTKEGEPVKARQLKAEGAMAILMKDTLKPNLVQTLENTPAFVHGGPFANIAHGCPSLLAIKMALKLADYVVVEPGFGADLGLEKFCDIAARAGGLKPDLAVLVVTVRALKSHGGANPKELKEPNVEALRRGLPILEKEVENVKAFGLPAVVCINHFPSDGEEEIETILDWCSAEGVPAAVSDAFLLGGEGSLELAGLVVKELERDRAEFRYLYPLDMSIEEKIRTIARKMYGVSDIRLLQEARRSLRRIEKLGLRGLPICMAKTPLSLTDDESIKGLPPEGYVLPITDLKPSTGAGFIVAYCGEINTMPALPTTPAAEMMDIDEEGNIKGLG, encoded by the coding sequence ATTCAGAGTGATTTTGAGATAGCGCGGAGGGCAAGCCTGAAGCACATAGTTGAGGTTGCCGAAGGGCTGGGCATCGAAGAGAACGAGCTTGAACTCTATGGTAGATACAAGGCCAAGGTGAGCCTAGATGTCCTGAAGAGGAGTAGCGAGAGGCCCGATGGGAAGCTCATAGCCGTAACCGCCGTGACGCCTACGAGGTTTGGAGAGGGCAAGACGACTATGGCGATTGGGCTGGGGCAGGCCCTAGGGAGGCTTGGTGCTAAGAACATCGTGGTTCTCAGGCAGCCCTCACTAGCCCCAGTATTCGGGGTCAAGGGGGGAGCCTGCGGAGGGGGATACTCCCAAGTCCTTCCCATGGAGGATATAAACATCCATTTCACGGGAGACCTCCACGCGATAGCGGCCGCCCACAACCTCCTGACATCCATATTGGAGAATCACATATTCAGGGGGAATAAGTTGAACATCAACATCCACGGGATAGTCTGGAAGAGAGTGGTCGACATAGAGAGCCGAGACCTGAGGAGGATTGTGGCTGGACTCGGAGGGGAGATGGGGGGCATCCCCCACGAAAGCGGCTTCGAGGTGACCGCGGCCTCAGAGATAGCCGCGATCCACGCCCTATCCATGAGCCTCACGGAGATGAAGATGAGGATGGGAGAGATAACCGTCGCATACACCAAGGAGGGGGAACCGGTGAAGGCCAGACAACTCAAGGCCGAGGGGGCCATGGCCATACTCATGAAAGACACATTGAAGCCCAACCTGGTCCAGACTCTGGAGAACACCCCCGCCTTCGTCCACGGAGGCCCTTTCGCTAACATAGCCCACGGATGCCCCAGCCTCCTAGCCATAAAGATGGCCCTGAAGCTGGCGGACTACGTCGTGGTTGAGCCTGGATTCGGGGCCGACCTGGGGCTTGAGAAGTTCTGTGACATCGCTGCAAGGGCTGGAGGCCTCAAGCCCGACCTGGCGGTCTTGGTAGTTACTGTGAGGGCTCTGAAGAGCCATGGAGGAGCAAACCCCAAGGAGCTCAAGGAGCCAAATGTTGAGGCTCTGAGAAGGGGTCTCCCAATCCTAGAGAAGGAGGTGGAGAATGTTAAAGCCTTCGGCCTACCAGCGGTCGTATGCATAAACCACTTCCCATCAGATGGAGAGGAGGAGATAGAAACCATCCTAGACTGGTGTAGTGCTGAGGGGGTCCCAGCAGCAGTCTCAGACGCCTTCCTCCTCGGGGGAGAGGGGAGCCTAGAGCTCGCCGGGCTTGTGGTGAAGGAGCTGGAGAGGGACAGGGCAGAGTTTAGATACCTTTACCCACTTGACATGTCTATAGAGGAGAAGATAAGGACCATAGCAAGGAAGATGTACGGCGTCTCGGATATAAGGCTCCTACAGGAGGCTAGGAGATCCCTAAGAAGGATAGAGAAGCTTGGCCTCAGAGGCCTCCCAATATGCATGGCCAAGACCCCCCTATCCCTGACGGACGACGAGAGTATAAAGGGCCTGCCACCAGAGGGGTATGTCCTCCCAATAACAGATCTCAAGCCCTCAACCGGGGCGGGCTTCATAGTCGCCTATTGTGGGGAGATAAACACCATGCCAGCCCTCCCAACCACCCCAGCCGCCGAGATGATGGACATAGACGAGGAAGGAAACATAAAGGGTCTAGGCTGA
- a CDS encoding pyruvate ferredoxin oxidoreductase, whose protein sequence is MRIWTGTRAIAEAVKIADVDVIAAYPIRPYTGVMNELAKMISDGEFSAEIIVADSEHSQFEIAKHASAVGARTFVGSSGVGLLYAAEAITVTALAQLPVVALAGCRALDDPGNFGMEWNDTLVFRDFGWLVSWAKDAQEALDMTLVAYRVSEDRRVLLPQFVAVDGATITHIASPVTPPDERIEGFLPPYKPPYPLDPEYGPITKSQHIAPSLIGPEQRKVVDASVKRSREVIEEAWRDFGKRVGRSYPPFLETAYMDDAELAIVTMGAYTKDAVYVAKKLREEGERVGVVRLRYWRPYPAQELRELLEGVRGIAVLDFSYSFGSPDMGGAFYNELRAALYEANQKPLILDFLFTGGREPSVKHFREAVEITKRAVERGRPERLVYWPTLRGDDI, encoded by the coding sequence ATGAGGATATGGACGGGGACCCGGGCCATAGCTGAGGCGGTTAAGATCGCGGATGTGGATGTGATCGCCGCCTACCCCATTAGGCCTTACACTGGGGTGATGAATGAGCTTGCCAAGATGATCTCGGACGGTGAGTTCAGCGCCGAGATAATAGTGGCAGACTCTGAGCACTCCCAGTTCGAGATAGCAAAACACGCCTCTGCCGTAGGGGCTAGGACCTTCGTGGGAAGCTCGGGGGTTGGCCTTCTCTACGCCGCAGAGGCGATCACTGTCACGGCTCTAGCCCAGCTGCCCGTTGTAGCCTTGGCGGGGTGCAGGGCCCTCGATGACCCCGGCAACTTCGGGATGGAGTGGAATGATACGCTGGTTTTCCGGGACTTCGGCTGGCTAGTCTCATGGGCTAAGGATGCCCAGGAGGCCCTAGACATGACCCTCGTCGCCTATAGGGTGTCGGAGGACCGGAGGGTCTTGCTCCCACAATTCGTCGCTGTGGATGGGGCTACAATAACCCACATAGCCTCCCCAGTTACACCTCCAGATGAGAGGATAGAGGGCTTCCTCCCACCATATAAGCCTCCTTACCCACTGGATCCCGAATATGGACCCATAACAAAGTCGCAGCATATTGCCCCCTCCCTCATCGGACCTGAACAGAGAAAGGTTGTGGATGCCTCGGTCAAGAGGTCTAGAGAGGTGATAGAGGAGGCTTGGAGAGATTTCGGCAAGCGCGTTGGAAGAAGCTACCCCCCGTTCCTGGAGACGGCCTATATGGATGATGCGGAGCTGGCGATTGTGACTATGGGAGCCTACACGAAGGACGCTGTATATGTAGCCAAAAAGCTCAGGGAGGAGGGGGAGAGAGTCGGGGTGGTCAGGCTGAGGTACTGGAGGCCATACCCAGCCCAGGAGCTGAGGGAACTCCTGGAGGGTGTAAGAGGAATAGCGGTCCTAGACTTCTCATACTCCTTCGGGTCACCAGACATGGGAGGAGCCTTCTACAACGAACTCAGGGCAGCCCTATACGAGGCCAATCAGAAGCCTCTGATCCTTGACTTCTTATTCACTGGTGGGAGGGAGCCGAGTGTGAAGCACTTCAGGGAGGCTGTGGAGATAACCAAGAGGGCTGTGGAGAGGGGGAGGCCAGAGAGACTTGTATACTGGCCAACATTGAGAGGTGACGACATATGA
- a CDS encoding nascent polypeptide-associated complex protein, which yields MMAQIGLKMNELSDINRVILQGDEREIIIEEPTVTAIDLKGQRMFQIAGGSLKERSLKREPSIPEEDVLLVAEQAGVSAEMARRALLESEGDLAKAILSLKKG from the coding sequence ATGATGGCCCAGATAGGGCTAAAGATGAATGAACTGAGCGACATAAACAGGGTTATCCTACAGGGAGATGAGAGGGAGATCATAATCGAGGAGCCAACCGTCACCGCAATAGACCTAAAGGGCCAGAGGATGTTCCAGATCGCCGGAGGAAGCCTCAAGGAAAGGAGCTTGAAGAGGGAGCCCAGCATACCCGAGGAGGATGTCCTCCTCGTCGCCGAGCAGGCAGGTGTCAGCGCCGAGATGGCTAGAAGAGCCCTCCTCGAGTCCGAGGGAGACTTAGCCAAGGCCATCCTCAGTCTAAAGAAGGGCTAA
- a CDS encoding nucleotidyltransferase domain-containing protein, with protein sequence MYRSQRSILGLRASYDRLKEVVRGSLGASPLGIILFGSTVYMGRGRDLDLLVIVERVEGPLVKRFEAERLISREIFKGLGVWADVHILDLEELKENLAPGTFLSGLALGYELINGGADVEEPILTFLEKLSNGRYILHNRYGTWDLAMHAKLTIRRSRTSKSHEKSTEAS encoded by the coding sequence TTGTATCGGTCGCAGAGAAGTATCTTAGGGCTAAGGGCCTCCTACGACAGGCTCAAGGAGGTTGTGAGAGGATCCCTTGGGGCTAGTCCTCTCGGAATAATCCTCTTCGGAAGCACGGTATATATGGGGAGGGGAAGGGACCTAGACCTGCTCGTCATAGTCGAGAGAGTAGAGGGACCACTCGTGAAGAGGTTCGAGGCTGAGAGGCTGATCTCCAGAGAGATCTTTAAGGGTTTAGGGGTCTGGGCCGATGTCCATATCCTCGACCTTGAGGAGTTAAAGGAGAACCTGGCTCCTGGAACCTTCCTCTCAGGCCTTGCTTTGGGCTACGAGCTGATCAATGGCGGGGCGGATGTGGAGGAGCCAATTCTAACCTTCCTAGAGAAACTGTCCAATGGGAGATATATACTCCACAACCGCTACGGGACTTGGGATCTGGCAATGCACGCGAAGCTGACGATTAGGAGGAGCCGCACCAGTAAATCCCATGAGAAGAGCACCGAGGCCTCCTGA
- a CDS encoding pyruvate ferredoxin oxidoreductase (catalyzes the formation of acetyl-CoA from pyruvate and coenzyme A) — protein MSLQPIRNPKELGPIDYYTSGHRTCAGCGPAIGYRLATKAAGPKTVLLGPTGCMYVANGHQFLTSPYAVPWFHTQLGGGGAAGIGTAAAFRALTSKGKRKREEVNVLVYGGDGGFADIGYAGLSMAMTYDYQRLLYILYDNESYANTGIQASSTTPWGATTTFTPTGRVRRIGNERMKKNVALTIAAHPGVRYVATSALYPPMDFVNKVRKAFNSGGPAFIQVLTPCPKGWFFDPKHTVTLSRLAVETGAWALWEYEEGAFSLTYKPPKRRGLAEYMRLQGRFTHLSDEDIERLDRMIEEQWGLWLESDRQKRLILSWTPPPTPL, from the coding sequence ATGAGCCTTCAGCCTATCAGAAACCCCAAAGAGCTTGGGCCTATAGACTACTATACATCAGGCCACAGGACATGCGCGGGATGCGGCCCCGCCATAGGTTATAGACTCGCGACCAAGGCTGCTGGGCCGAAGACGGTCTTGTTGGGGCCAACAGGGTGCATGTATGTAGCCAACGGACACCAGTTCCTCACATCTCCCTACGCGGTCCCCTGGTTCCACACCCAGCTCGGAGGAGGGGGGGCCGCCGGAATAGGCACCGCAGCGGCCTTCAGAGCCCTAACCTCGAAGGGGAAGAGGAAGAGGGAGGAGGTCAACGTGCTCGTCTACGGAGGCGATGGAGGGTTCGCTGACATCGGGTACGCAGGCCTATCCATGGCGATGACCTACGACTATCAACGCCTCCTCTACATACTATACGACAACGAGTCCTACGCTAACACCGGCATCCAGGCCTCCAGCACAACTCCATGGGGGGCTACCACCACCTTCACCCCAACCGGGAGGGTGAGGAGGATCGGGAACGAGAGGATGAAGAAGAACGTGGCGCTCACCATCGCGGCCCATCCCGGTGTCAGATACGTAGCCACTTCAGCCCTATACCCGCCGATGGACTTTGTGAACAAGGTGAGGAAGGCCTTTAACTCGGGTGGCCCCGCCTTTATACAAGTCCTGACCCCTTGCCCGAAGGGGTGGTTCTTCGACCCCAAGCACACCGTAACCCTGAGCAGACTCGCCGTGGAGACCGGGGCTTGGGCCCTCTGGGAGTATGAGGAGGGGGCCTTCAGCCTCACATACAAACCTCCGAAGAGGAGAGGCCTAGCGGAGTACATGAGATTGCAGGGGAGGTTCACCCACCTGAGTGACGAGGATATAGAGAGGCTGGACAGGATGATAGAAGAGCAATGGGGGCTGTGGCTCGAGTCCGACAGGCAGAAGAGGCTCATCCTCTCCTGGACTCCACCCCCTACCCCCCTCTAA
- a CDS encoding 4Fe-4S binding protein, translated as MPRWEALAPGLIEFGPTPGEKNLGFTTSFERYLRPQVDKGKCTDCKLCHHYCPDGAMSFEAVVDLNYCTGCGICAEVCPVKAIKMVGEWEAEKGLREEELMTIEQALREYMY; from the coding sequence ATGCCAAGATGGGAGGCCCTAGCCCCTGGTTTGATCGAGTTTGGGCCCACTCCAGGGGAGAAAAACCTAGGATTCACTACCTCCTTCGAGAGATATCTAAGGCCACAGGTGGACAAGGGGAAATGCACTGACTGCAAGCTCTGCCACCACTACTGCCCAGACGGTGCGATGAGCTTCGAGGCAGTTGTGGACCTCAACTACTGCACGGGCTGCGGGATATGCGCAGAGGTCTGCCCGGTCAAGGCCATAAAGATGGTCGGTGAGTGGGAGGCTGAGAAGGGGCTGAGGGAGGAGGAGCTCATGACCATCGAACAGGCCCTGAGGGAGTACATGTATTGA
- a CDS encoding TIGR00270 family protein: MRCEVCGREIRGPPLRRIIEGGRLTVCSQCARFGDEEWTPTPPKPPQKGRGSAGDLSKIEDITLVEDYGMRIKEARERMNMTVEELARRIGEKESVIKKLEKEELVPNEALVQKLRRTLKVELLVPEEGGFKISSSKPVEGRRLGDLLKLKGEKEDAEEDEEKQG; the protein is encoded by the coding sequence TTGCGCTGCGAGGTCTGTGGAAGAGAGATAAGAGGCCCACCTCTCCGGAGGATCATCGAGGGGGGCAGATTGACGGTCTGCTCCCAGTGTGCCCGATTCGGAGATGAGGAGTGGACCCCCACACCCCCGAAGCCTCCCCAGAAGGGTAGGGGCTCAGCTGGAGACCTGTCTAAGATCGAGGATATAACCCTCGTCGAGGACTATGGGATGAGGATCAAGGAGGCTAGGGAGAGGATGAACATGACGGTTGAGGAGTTGGCGAGGAGGATAGGGGAGAAGGAGTCTGTGATAAAGAAGCTTGAGAAGGAGGAGCTTGTTCCAAACGAGGCCCTTGTCCAGAAACTCAGGAGGACATTGAAGGTTGAGCTCCTGGTCCCGGAGGAGGGGGGATTCAAGATCTCATCCTCTAAACCGGTGGAGGGGAGGAGGCTCGGTGACCTCCTAAAGCTGAAGGGGGAGAAGGAGGACGCTGAGGAGGACGAGGAGAAGCAGGGCTAA
- a CDS encoding F420-dependent methylenetetrahydromethanopterin dehydrogenase, with the protein MIRITFLKIGYLGVTTLIDALLDERGLRRDISVRVISSGCKMDENEASDVARLASTIPTDLYVIVSPNAGLPGPSAARKILLSTGKPIILVSDEPSRKITKELIDEGVGYIIIYADSMIGARQEFLDPVEMALYNSDVIRVLSVTGAFRLIHSEIDKVLRKLKKGEAPDLPRLLIDKDVALSHSGLANPYAYAKAVACFEAARRVASLSTEGCYRVEERERYIPIVAAAHELMRMAARLADEAREIEKSNDSVSRVVHLRSGALRGKVKLLEELRKPSPSSPA; encoded by the coding sequence ATAATTAGGATCACATTTCTAAAGATCGGATATCTGGGGGTCACAACCCTCATAGACGCCTTACTTGATGAGAGGGGCTTAAGGAGGGATATATCGGTGAGGGTCATTTCCTCAGGCTGTAAAATGGATGAGAATGAGGCATCGGATGTTGCTAGACTGGCCTCAACGATCCCTACCGATCTCTATGTTATCGTTTCGCCCAACGCTGGGCTGCCAGGCCCGTCGGCGGCTAGGAAGATCCTCTTGTCTACAGGTAAGCCCATAATCCTTGTCTCGGATGAGCCCTCTAGGAAGATCACGAAGGAGCTTATCGATGAGGGGGTGGGCTATATCATCATATATGCAGACTCGATGATAGGGGCGCGACAGGAGTTCCTGGACCCTGTTGAGATGGCCCTATACAACAGCGATGTCATAAGGGTTCTCTCTGTGACCGGAGCCTTCCGCCTCATCCACTCAGAGATAGACAAGGTGTTGAGAAAGCTGAAGAAGGGCGAAGCCCCCGACCTTCCAAGGCTGCTTATTGATAAGGATGTCGCCCTAAGTCACAGCGGGTTAGCCAACCCATACGCCTACGCCAAGGCCGTAGCCTGCTTCGAAGCCGCCCGAAGGGTTGCCTCCCTATCGACTGAGGGGTGCTACAGGGTTGAGGAGAGGGAGAGATATATTCCAATAGTCGCCGCTGCCCATGAGCTTATGAGGATGGCGGCGAGGCTTGCCGACGAGGCGAGGGAGATAGAGAAGTCGAACGACTCGGTCTCAAGGGTGGTTCACCTCAGGAGCGGGGCCTTGAGGGGTAAGGTCAAGCTCCTTGAGGAGTTGAGAAAGCCTTCTCCCTCCTCCCCCGCCTGA